DNA from Evansella sp. LMS18:
TAGCCATAACCGAAGAATGCGATCGCATTTTCGTCTTCCGCAACTAAGTTTACGAGAGTGGAATACTCCTGCTGCAGGTTAATCGTCTCGACTAAGTCCTGCTCTTCGATAATTTCCTTAACGAAAAATTCATTAGTTCCATGGTTTTCATTCGGCCCGTAAAAATTAATTTCTTCTTCTGGCCATTCAGGACGAATATCAGACCAGAGCACCACATCATCATCTTTGTAATTTCCAGTCACAAACATTGTACTGATTTCCTCTTCTGTCATCTCTTCAGCCCAGTCGTTCTCCGGGTTGATAACCATCGTTAACCCATCAAGAGCAACTTTAAATTCCTTTGACTCGATTCCGTTCGCTTCCAGTTCGGCGACTTCTTCTTCTTTTATTTCACGGGAAGCATTCGCAAAGTCCGTCTCCCCTGCTACATATTTTTGCATGCCGGCACTTGTCCCTGCACGTGCCACTTCAACACTTACATTTTCCTGTTCGTTCACCATAAATTCTTCAGCAATTCGGGACATTAATGGATAAACTGTACCGGATCCATCAATAACTACCGAGCCTGAAAGCTCCTCAGCGTTCCCATCGTTTCCACTGTTACTGTTATTTTCGCTGCTGTTGTTGTTTCCTCCGTTTGTCGTATCGCTCCCGCTTTGCTCAGTTCCTTCAGCTCCCCCTGAACTACAAGCTGCAGTAGCAATCACCATAGCTGTCAACATAGAAAATAAGGCTGTCTTTTTAATCATCATTAATAAGTTCCTCCTTAAAATCAGCTTCAAAGTTTGATAGAGTTTGTTGTTTATTGTCTCTCTATCTCTAATTCTGATTATACGAAGCTAATGTTAAGGACAAATAAATCTGGTGTAAATCAATTGTGAAGGTTATGTAAAGGCTGAGTTTACAATTGGCTTTGTGGTGAAGCAGGAGTTTTCTGCTGTCTCCACGGTTTAGAGAAGTGGCGTGTCGGTTTCGGGAATGGGAGACCTATTTTCGAGAATTGGACTTGCGTTTTCGAGAATAAGGTCCTGCTTCGAGAATTGGATGACTCATTTCGAGAATGAAACACTCCTTTTCGAGAATAGGCCTTGCGTTTTCGAGAATAAGGTCCTGCTTCGAGAATTGGATGACTCATTTCGAGAATGAAACACTCCTTTTCGAGAATAGGACTTGCGTTTTTGAGAATGAGAATTCGCTTCTTATACAGGCGGGTTACGAAAAACTAATTAATAAAAGGATTTGCTTAATTGATAGCTGCGCTCCGAAGCTGCTCAAGCAATCCAGCAAAGCAGTTAAGCAATTATTCTTTAAATTTCGAGGGAATAAATTGAACTAATAGAAGGGAAATATCTTTCAATGAAGAATTAAATAGAGTGGATTAATAGAATTTTTTTAAAGGAGGCACTTATGTGATCAAAAAACAACGCAAACCATCTATCAAATTACGGCAGCTTGAAGCTCTGTTCCGGCGGTTAAACACAAGCCATCACAGGAGGAAAGATGTGGAAGACGATTTATTTAAAGCAAGGGCCGGCTATAAGGGCGAACAGCAGCTGGACTATGACCTCACTTTCCTCAGAGATCATGAATTCCTCATACTCAGCGATCTTCGGCTGCCCCACCAAGGTAAACATTTTCAGCTTGATTCCCTGCTCATCTCCCCATACTTTTTTCTTCATATTGACGCAAAGCACTTATCAGGAAAAATTGAAATCGACCACACTTTAGGTCAGATGAAACGGGTTAGACCGAACAATGAGGAAGATGTGTACAGTGACCCAACCCTCCAGATAAAACGCCACGAACTGCAGCTTCGTGAATGGTTGCAAGTGAACAAACAACCTCTTCTTCCCTTTGAATCCCTCGTTGTTTTTACCCACCCTAACGCCTACTTAACAATATTAAATGGACACCCCTACAGGCGACGCATCATAAAAAATGGTTTATTAATAGAAAAAATTACTGGTTTACAGCAAAAATACCGTCGCCCCGTTTTTTCTCATAAAGATCTTCAAAAGATTTGCCGCCAGCTCATTAAGCAGCATACTCCCTCCTGGGAAAACCTTCTCCAGAAATATAGTATTTCTCCTGACGATATACGGACTGGTGTTTTCTGCCCGAAGTGCGGGTGGAGGCCGATGGAAAGGATCCATGGTAACTGGAGGTGTATTAATCAATCTTGTAAATATGAAGATCGAAATTGTCACCTGGCAGCTCTTGATGACTTTGCACTTATTTTTGGCCCCATGATTTCCAACGCACAGTTGAGAAACTTCCTCCATTTATCCTCTTTCGCTACAGCTTACCGTATACTTTCCAATATGAAACTACTTTATAAAGGAGAACAACGATACAGGGTATACTATCTTCCTTTAGATTAAATATTCGATAATTGTATTCTCGTTCGTTGATTGACCTCGCTTTTTCGTTGATTAATCTCCATGTTTCGTTGATTGAACACTCGATTTCGTTGATTAAATTCCCGTTCGTTGATTAACCCCGCTTTTTCGTTGATTAATCTCCATGTTTCGTTGATTGAACACTCGATTTCGTTGATTGTATTCCCGTTCGTTGATTAACCCCGCTTTTTCGTTGATTAATCTCCATATTTCGTTGATTGTATTCCCGTTCGTTGATTGACCCCACTTTTTCGTTGATTAATCTCCATATTTCGTTGATTAAATTCCCGTTCGTTGATTGACCCCGCTTTTTCGTTGATTAATCTCCATGTTTCGTTGATTGAACACTCGATTTCGTTGATTGTATTCCCGTTCGTTGATTGACCCCGCTTTTTCGTTGATTAATCTCCATGTTTCGTTGATTGAACACTCGATTTCGTTGATTAACCAAACAAGCCTTCCCGAAATACATTCGGAAAGGCTTGCCTGCAACAAAAAGTTATTTTATTTCAATCTCCAGACCTTCATAAGCCAGCGTAACCTCGCCGGAAAAATGCTTTTCCGCTTCTGTCACTAAATCCTTATGCTCCCCAAAATGAGGCAGATGGCTTAACAAAAGCTTTTCAACCTCTCCAGCTTCTGCCAGCCGGCCAGCCTCACTGCTTGTCATATGTCCGTATTTCTGTGCTTCCTGTCCGTCATAGAAACTTGCTTCCCCGATTAAAAGCTCGCTCCCTTTCATAAAAGGGACCAAATTTTTATTATATGTTGTATCTCCTGTATAAACGAACGACTTCCCGCTTACCGAAGACTCAACTTTAATCGCATAGCATGGCGCAGGATGT
Protein-coding regions in this window:
- a CDS encoding PstS family phosphate ABC transporter substrate-binding protein, whose protein sequence is MMIKKTALFSMLTAMVIATAACSSGGAEGTEQSGSDTTNGGNNNSSENNSNSGNDGNAEELSGSVVIDGSGTVYPLMSRIAEEFMVNEQENVSVEVARAGTSAGMQKYVAGETDFANASREIKEEEVAELEANGIESKEFKVALDGLTMVINPENDWAEEMTEEEISTMFVTGNYKDDDVVLWSDIRPEWPEEEINFYGPNENHGTNEFFVKEIIEEQDLVETINLQQEYSTLVNLVAEDENAIAFFGYGYYANNDDKIKAVEVDFGNGPVAPSLDTIAEDGEYGPFTRPVFTNLSIDAAKEKPQVKAFAEYIFQVANDFAGDTGFAPLPEEELQESLEFIQSIN
- a CDS encoding nuclease-related domain-containing protein, which codes for MIKKQRKPSIKLRQLEALFRRLNTSHHRRKDVEDDLFKARAGYKGEQQLDYDLTFLRDHEFLILSDLRLPHQGKHFQLDSLLISPYFFLHIDAKHLSGKIEIDHTLGQMKRVRPNNEEDVYSDPTLQIKRHELQLREWLQVNKQPLLPFESLVVFTHPNAYLTILNGHPYRRRIIKNGLLIEKITGLQQKYRRPVFSHKDLQKICRQLIKQHTPSWENLLQKYSISPDDIRTGVFCPKCGWRPMERIHGNWRCINQSCKYEDRNCHLAALDDFALIFGPMISNAQLRNFLHLSSFATAYRILSNMKLLYKGEQRYRVYYLPLD